A section of the Roseivirga sp. BDSF3-8 genome encodes:
- a CDS encoding lysine N(6)-hydroxylase/L-ornithine N(5)-oxygenase family protein, which translates to MTSTTHDFIAIGLGPFNLGLACLTEPIEELNGVFLEKKGGFNWHPGMLMEDTTLQIPFMADLVTMADPTSRFSFLNYIKEQGRMYNFYIRENFLLLRNEYNRYCQWAIERLSSIRFNKHVHEVSYDEGSGMYLVRALCTETGETVGYRAPRLVLGTGTSPDVPACCGDLMGRAIHTASYLSYKRRLQAGRSITVVGSGQSAAEVFYDLLQDIDAHDYTLNWVTRSPRFFPLEYAKLTLEMTSPDYVDYFHGLPAAKRDALMAEQKGLYKGINQNLINSIYDTLYTKSLAGPVNVNLRTNSTLYEAGVDEETGGISLAFRQHEQERCYKVETEHVVMATGYRYRMPEFIGGIKDRIRWDEKGRYDVSRNYAIDRGASEIFVQNAELHTHGFVTPDLGMACYRNSVLIKEMMGREYYPIEKRIAFQQFGVGQEEEVMPQDISMNGKQAGQLA; encoded by the coding sequence ATGACATCGACTACACATGATTTTATCGCGATAGGGCTGGGACCCTTTAATCTGGGGCTGGCGTGCCTGACGGAACCTATTGAGGAACTGAACGGGGTATTCCTCGAGAAGAAGGGCGGCTTTAACTGGCACCCGGGCATGCTGATGGAGGACACGACATTGCAGATCCCTTTTATGGCGGACCTGGTGACGATGGCGGACCCTACGAGCCGCTTCAGCTTTCTGAACTATATAAAGGAGCAGGGGCGCATGTATAATTTTTACATACGGGAGAATTTCCTGCTGCTGCGCAATGAGTATAACCGCTATTGCCAATGGGCGATAGAGCGGCTTAGCAGCATCCGCTTTAATAAGCATGTGCATGAGGTGAGCTATGACGAGGGGAGCGGGATGTACCTGGTGAGGGCGCTATGCACGGAAACGGGTGAAACGGTTGGGTACCGGGCGCCCCGCCTGGTGCTGGGTACGGGTACGTCGCCGGATGTGCCTGCCTGCTGCGGTGACCTGATGGGAAGGGCGATTCATACGGCATCTTACCTCTCGTACAAACGAAGGCTGCAGGCGGGCAGATCGATCACGGTAGTGGGGTCGGGGCAGAGTGCAGCGGAGGTGTTTTATGACCTGCTGCAGGACATAGACGCGCATGACTATACGCTTAACTGGGTGACGCGATCACCGCGCTTCTTTCCGCTGGAATATGCCAAGCTGACGCTGGAGATGACGTCACCGGACTATGTGGACTACTTTCATGGCTTGCCTGCGGCTAAGCGTGACGCGCTTATGGCGGAGCAGAAGGGGCTTTATAAGGGGATAAATCAGAACCTGATCAACAGCATATATGATACGCTGTATACGAAGAGCCTGGCTGGACCTGTGAATGTAAACCTGCGGACTAACAGTACGCTGTATGAGGCTGGTGTGGATGAGGAAACGGGGGGTATAAGCCTTGCCTTCCGGCAGCATGAGCAGGAGCGCTGCTATAAGGTGGAGACGGAACATGTGGTGATGGCAACGGGCTACCGGTACCGGATGCCGGAGTTTATAGGGGGCATCAAAGACCGCATCCGCTGGGATGAAAAGGGGCGCTATGATGTGAGCCGCAACTATGCAATAGACCGCGGGGCTTCTGAGATATTTGTACAAAACGCTGAGCTGCATACTCACGGTTTCGTGACACCTGACCTGGGCATGGCCTGTTACCGTAACTCTGTCCTTATCAAAGAAATGATGGGGAGGGAGTACTACCCCATCGAGAAGCGCATTGCTTTTCAGCAGTTTGGTGTGGGGCAGGAGGAAGAGGTCATGCCACAGGATATATCCATGAATGGTAAGCAGGCTGGTCAGCTTGCATAA
- a CDS encoding SMI1/KNR4 family protein, which produces MNPSDKLKSIQDHLYTSEDGDQYTIELLGGMKSKEIQNLKNSLPNQYLPPEIEELLTFSKGFIFNELDEIRFDAFGYFGFEEVFPYSIQLAGDGFGNFWILDIDSEGNWKEVYYVGHDPAVIVKHSENLSQFIAHIDEFGIAGENSHLATIHDQAVYQIWNEESGMMEDDTGSYLFETPKELPESYWIANLKDKPIGTGFAWGKFGHGAEIVRPGDDPIWVIEKKKRQGFFYKLFGLGKR; this is translated from the coding sequence ATGAATCCATCTGATAAGTTAAAATCCATACAAGACCATTTGTATACCTCTGAGGATGGAGACCAATACACCATCGAATTACTGGGTGGTATGAAGTCTAAAGAGATTCAAAACCTTAAAAATAGCCTTCCGAATCAATACCTACCTCCGGAAATTGAAGAACTGCTTACATTTAGCAAAGGCTTTATATTTAATGAGCTTGACGAAATCCGTTTCGATGCTTTCGGGTATTTCGGTTTTGAAGAGGTATTCCCCTACTCCATTCAGCTTGCAGGGGATGGGTTTGGCAATTTCTGGATACTGGATATTGATTCGGAAGGTAATTGGAAAGAAGTATATTATGTGGGGCATGACCCTGCTGTTATCGTAAAACACTCAGAGAACCTTAGCCAATTCATCGCGCATATTGATGAATTCGGAATAGCTGGAGAGAACTCACACCTTGCAACTATCCATGACCAGGCAGTCTATCAAATATGGAATGAGGAATCTGGTATGATGGAGGACGATACAGGGTCTTACCTTTTCGAAACCCCTAAAGAGTTACCCGAATCCTATTGGATAGCAAACCTGAAAGACAAACCAATAGGTACCGGGTTTGCATGGGGAAAGTTCGGTCACGGTGCTGAGATAGTCCGGCCTGGGGACGACCCCATTTGGGTGATTGAGAAGAAGAAAAGGCAAGGCTTCTTTTATAAGCTTTTTGGGCTGGGTAAAAGGTAG
- a CDS encoding aspartate aminotransferase family protein, translated as MIVAAIKPTIHKAPEGVPYRHLFAPSNMMGYRQGILQAVDAVISQMNKTERPFTGASLAEVGEKFDRHGPADFEQGVSMDECLEEVQRLYMDDCIYFHDEGYVAHLNCPVVMPALVAEVISSAINTSMDTWDQSIGATLMEQKLVRWTLDGIGFPEDGEGIFTSGGTQSNLMGMLLARDHYISSRYGDSAKIGGLPVDSSRFRIFCSEMSHFSIQKAASLLGLGQHAVVQVAADDCYRMDMTALREAIEMQRAIGNIPIAVVGTAGTTDFGSIDPLRSIAQMAREYGLWFHVDAAYGGGLMLSDLHKEKLTGIEEADSATIDYHKTFFLPVCASGFFMRDRQHVRHISYHADYLNPKEQERAGVPNMVSKSLQTTRRFDALKLWMTLRTMGRSELGRYIDRIVELAQETAGLLREARDFEVLHRPEISAIVFRYCPVGEGDKQEVNLNELNAGIRKRMFASGRSLIAGTKVYGETYLKFTLLNPQTPVSVMEEIIGMIRAHGEALVREQEQAMACA; from the coding sequence ATGATAGTTGCAGCCATAAAACCAACCATACATAAGGCGCCGGAGGGTGTGCCATACAGGCATTTGTTTGCACCGTCTAATATGATGGGCTACCGCCAGGGAATACTACAGGCGGTGGACGCGGTAATCAGCCAAATGAACAAAACGGAGAGGCCTTTTACGGGGGCGTCGCTGGCGGAGGTAGGTGAGAAGTTTGACCGGCACGGTCCGGCAGATTTTGAGCAGGGGGTCTCTATGGATGAGTGCCTGGAGGAGGTGCAGCGCCTGTATATGGATGACTGCATATACTTTCATGATGAGGGCTATGTGGCGCACCTGAACTGCCCGGTGGTGATGCCTGCTCTGGTGGCGGAGGTGATCAGCAGTGCGATAAATACGAGCATGGACACCTGGGACCAAAGTATAGGGGCTACGCTGATGGAGCAGAAGCTGGTGCGCTGGACACTGGACGGAATAGGTTTTCCGGAAGATGGGGAGGGGATATTTACGAGCGGTGGTACTCAGAGTAACCTTATGGGGATGCTACTGGCACGTGACCACTATATCAGCAGCCGCTATGGTGACAGCGCAAAGATCGGTGGCCTGCCAGTGGATAGTTCTCGATTCCGGATATTCTGCTCAGAGATGAGCCATTTCAGCATACAGAAGGCGGCGAGCCTGCTGGGGCTGGGACAACATGCGGTGGTGCAGGTGGCAGCGGACGACTGCTACCGGATGGACATGACGGCGCTGCGTGAAGCGATAGAGATGCAACGGGCGATAGGGAATATACCGATAGCGGTGGTGGGCACAGCGGGTACGACGGACTTTGGTTCGATAGATCCGCTGAGGAGCATAGCTCAGATGGCGCGTGAGTATGGTCTGTGGTTTCATGTGGATGCGGCGTATGGCGGGGGCCTGATGCTAAGCGACCTGCATAAGGAGAAACTGACTGGTATAGAGGAGGCGGACTCTGCTACGATAGACTATCACAAGACATTCTTTTTGCCGGTATGTGCGAGTGGCTTCTTTATGCGGGACAGGCAGCATGTGCGGCACATAAGCTACCATGCAGACTACCTGAATCCTAAGGAGCAGGAGCGGGCAGGGGTGCCAAATATGGTGAGCAAGAGCCTGCAGACTACGCGGCGCTTTGATGCGCTGAAGTTATGGATGACGCTGCGGACGATGGGACGTAGTGAACTGGGGCGCTATATAGACAGGATAGTGGAACTGGCGCAGGAGACGGCTGGCCTGCTGCGGGAGGCTCGGGACTTTGAGGTACTGCACCGGCCGGAGATAAGTGCCATCGTATTTCGCTACTGCCCTGTAGGGGAAGGGGACAAGCAAGAGGTAAATCTAAATGAACTGAATGCAGGGATTCGTAAGCGGATGTTTGCAAGCGGCCGGTCATTGATAGCTGGCACAAAGGTGTACGGGGAGACGTACCTGAAGTTTACGCTGCTAAATCCTCAGACACCTGTATCGGTGATGGAGGAGATCATAGGGATGATTCGTGCGCACGGTGAGGCGCTGGTACGTGAGCAGGAGCAGGCAATGGCCTGTGCATAA
- a CDS encoding PepSY-associated TM helix domain-containing protein: protein MTLSFKKIVGKLHLVLGLSSGLVVFIVSITGCIYAFQKEIQDLTQDYRYVEAQDAAYLPPSILVERAEEALEGRSASRVYYETQERAAYVLFLKDGEYYTTYLNPYTGEVLKVKNMRQDFFTIILYLHMTLLLPYGEHIVGISTIIFFIMLVSGIILWWPKNKAGRKQRFTVKWNARWRRKNYDLHNVLGFYMTWVSLFVTITGLVFAYGWMKESVYWLAGGGDYEEVYPVSDPEARTAVANPVDKAWRTVHGSLPQGYGSMVLLPTTDTAPIYVLTSRTDGTFSELQYHYFDQYTAERIDDKAYFRTKPFTKASVAEKIIRMNYDIHTGGIFGFAGKLLAFFASLVAASLPVTGFMIWRGRRKKKGEKRATPQKTGKKKAAAKLSMKRPKMKENV from the coding sequence ATGACACTTTCCTTTAAAAAAATCGTAGGTAAACTGCACCTGGTACTGGGCCTCAGTTCGGGACTTGTGGTTTTTATCGTCTCCATCACAGGATGTATCTATGCGTTTCAGAAAGAGATACAGGATCTGACGCAGGACTATCGTTATGTGGAAGCCCAGGATGCTGCCTACTTACCGCCATCGATTTTGGTGGAAAGGGCGGAGGAGGCTCTGGAGGGGCGAAGTGCCTCACGGGTATACTATGAGACGCAGGAACGTGCGGCCTATGTCCTCTTTTTGAAGGATGGAGAATATTACACTACCTACCTGAATCCCTATACAGGGGAGGTGCTGAAGGTAAAGAATATGCGGCAGGACTTCTTTACGATCATCCTGTACCTGCATATGACTTTGCTACTGCCTTACGGTGAGCATATTGTAGGCATCAGTACCATCATCTTTTTCATCATGCTGGTATCGGGCATAATCCTATGGTGGCCAAAGAATAAGGCGGGCCGTAAGCAGCGCTTTACTGTAAAGTGGAATGCCCGCTGGCGCCGAAAGAACTATGACCTGCATAATGTACTGGGCTTTTATATGACTTGGGTGTCACTGTTTGTGACGATCACGGGACTGGTTTTTGCCTATGGATGGATGAAGGAGTCAGTTTACTGGCTGGCTGGTGGCGGGGACTATGAGGAGGTGTATCCGGTGAGTGATCCGGAGGCCAGGACAGCAGTGGCGAATCCGGTGGATAAGGCCTGGCGTACGGTGCATGGCTCATTGCCGCAGGGGTATGGCAGCATGGTGCTGCTACCTACTACGGATACGGCCCCCATTTATGTGCTGACGAGCCGTACTGATGGCACCTTTTCTGAGTTGCAGTATCACTACTTCGACCAGTATACGGCGGAACGTATCGATGATAAGGCGTACTTCCGGACAAAGCCATTTACGAAAGCCTCTGTAGCAGAAAAGATTATCCGTATGAATTACGACATTCACACGGGGGGCATATTTGGATTTGCAGGCAAACTGCTGGCATTCTTTGCGAGCCTTGTTGCTGCCTCACTGCCGGTAACGGGCTTCATGATCTGGCGCGGCCGGCGCAAAAAGAAAGGCGAAAAACGCGCAACGCCGCAAAAGACAGGAAAAAAGAAGGCTGCGGCAAAGCTTTCTATGAAACGCCCCAAAATGAAAGAGAACGTCTGA
- a CDS encoding LuxR C-terminal-related transcriptional regulator, translating into MKSAVIADAQPVFITGLKAILQEQEGITVVAEPDDAASLQDCLATGDIALVMMDYNQPGAFSRADVQVIRKSYPKLPVLVFSSDTDRATIMQVLSYGVSGYLTKDCGEEEVRWAVEMVLKGKKAFCSKILDLLLEQSIQAGTPDRCLPTCLTRREGEITALIAEGKSAKEIAAQLYLSVHTVRTHKKNIMKKMNVRSNTELIKALLKGE; encoded by the coding sequence ATGAAATCTGCTGTAATAGCCGATGCCCAACCTGTATTTATCACCGGTCTGAAGGCCATACTGCAGGAACAGGAGGGTATTACTGTAGTGGCAGAGCCGGATGACGCAGCTTCGCTGCAAGACTGTCTGGCTACTGGTGATATTGCCTTGGTAATGATGGACTATAACCAGCCAGGGGCTTTTTCCCGGGCTGATGTACAGGTAATTCGTAAGTCATACCCTAAGCTGCCTGTGCTGGTGTTTTCCTCAGACACGGACCGGGCCACCATCATGCAGGTGTTGTCGTATGGAGTGAGCGGATACCTGACAAAGGACTGCGGGGAGGAGGAAGTACGCTGGGCGGTAGAAATGGTGCTGAAGGGAAAGAAGGCTTTTTGTAGTAAAATACTGGATCTTCTGCTGGAGCAAAGCATACAGGCAGGCACGCCGGATCGCTGCCTTCCCACATGCCTTACCCGTCGTGAGGGTGAAATTACGGCGCTGATAGCGGAAGGGAAATCGGCCAAAGAAATAGCGGCACAACTTTACCTGAGTGTGCACACGGTGCGTACGCATAAGAAGAACATTATGAAAAAGATGAACGTACGCAGCAATACGGAGCTTATCAAGGCACTGCTGAAGGGTGAGTAG
- a CDS encoding MFS transporter, protein MRNLLVLMSFLAVVSDTMLHPFYPQFFREAFEITDTRHTGMYMAAICLMVMLAFPFWAWVSRRVPVLRILVYAQLVAAVLCMYLFGTADLTWFWVVSLLMIFCKGSYLLVYPYLMQIIDRQQHSSTIGMLSVIAYFGAIAGAVLGGLMTEVWPPRYIFPVMALGDVAGMGISLYLLRRHRNVATVKAEEEKEAKGMPWSGILRLGAITLLFYFSAFMIRPFFTLYWEAVSGLDNRILSGLTYAIPGLVALVALWWYHRYGGEHESAYGRIIPAMLVGLAGLLLQATPYGWVVIAGRLVYGWAVYLAVVQFDVLLFSLSTPAAYAADYSKVHFFHNLGVLLASFTVGILVDSQGLDIPFYIAAGGFGLTATLFFITYRAQVSSARNTRILST, encoded by the coding sequence ATGAGAAACTTACTGGTACTGATGAGCTTTCTGGCGGTGGTGAGCGATACGATGCTGCACCCGTTCTACCCGCAGTTTTTCCGGGAGGCTTTCGAAATAACGGACACGCGCCACACGGGGATGTACATGGCGGCGATCTGCCTTATGGTGATGCTGGCTTTTCCCTTCTGGGCATGGGTGTCGCGGCGGGTGCCTGTGTTGCGGATACTGGTGTATGCGCAACTGGTGGCGGCGGTGCTGTGTATGTACCTGTTCGGAACGGCAGACCTGACATGGTTCTGGGTGGTATCATTGCTGATGATCTTTTGTAAGGGAAGCTACCTGCTGGTGTACCCTTACCTGATGCAGATCATAGACCGCCAGCAGCACAGCAGCACGATAGGGATGCTATCGGTAATCGCTTACTTCGGGGCGATAGCGGGGGCGGTGCTTGGTGGTCTGATGACGGAGGTATGGCCGCCTCGCTACATCTTTCCGGTAATGGCGTTGGGTGATGTGGCGGGTATGGGGATAAGCCTGTATCTGCTGAGAAGGCACCGCAATGTGGCGACAGTGAAGGCTGAGGAGGAAAAGGAAGCGAAAGGGATGCCATGGAGCGGCATATTGAGACTGGGGGCAATCACGCTGCTGTTTTACTTCAGCGCCTTCATGATCCGGCCGTTTTTTACGCTGTATTGGGAGGCGGTTTCCGGACTGGATAACCGGATCCTGAGCGGGCTTACGTATGCTATTCCCGGCCTGGTGGCCCTGGTAGCCCTGTGGTGGTACCATCGCTATGGCGGTGAGCATGAGAGTGCTTACGGGCGAATCATACCGGCGATGCTGGTGGGCCTGGCGGGGCTGTTACTGCAGGCTACTCCCTATGGCTGGGTGGTGATAGCTGGTCGCCTGGTATATGGCTGGGCGGTGTACCTGGCGGTGGTGCAGTTTGATGTGCTGCTGTTTTCGCTGAGTACCCCGGCTGCGTATGCGGCGGACTACAGTAAGGTGCACTTCTTTCATAACCTTGGGGTATTGCTGGCTTCCTTTACTGTGGGCATACTGGTGGACAGCCAGGGGCTGGATATTCCCTTTTATATAGCGGCGGGGGGCTTCGGGCTCACGGCGACACTATTCTTTATCACTTACCGCGCGCAGGTAAGTTCGGCGCGCAACACACGGATACTATCAACATGA